The following coding sequences lie in one Musa acuminata AAA Group cultivar baxijiao chromosome BXJ1-8, Cavendish_Baxijiao_AAA, whole genome shotgun sequence genomic window:
- the LOC135680629 gene encoding L-type lectin-domain containing receptor kinase IX.1-like gives MVVHRSSSMLSALFCLWIVVPSATCLSFNLSFLDPASRSGIELQGNATWNSTDGIQLTNDTIFSKVGRAVYREPLLLWDARTKAMSDFTTHFSFIIRNSSKTSSSGDGLAFFMAPYPSPLLPDSSGGPLGIFERGSLNSTVPTVAVEFDTYQNDWDVDDHHVGIDVNSIISQKVASWNGSLKTGMLANAWVSYDAITRNLSVFLTYADNPVFAGDSVLHTVIDLRDHLPANVTVGFSAATGLVTETHAVLSWSFSSSLQPRSIPPPKAPTASDAAKSKSKTGLIVGLVIGAGALMVMPGLLLFVLWRRRRKSRGRNAADGDEDMDFDQTTDDDFMGNRGPKRFAYKELARATRNFSDEGKLGEGGFGSVYRGHLKDLKLDVAIKRVSRESRQGRKEYVSEVKIISRLRHRNLVQLVGWCHDRGEFLLVYEFMPNGSLDSYLYRPATGLGWPARHKIALGLASALLYLHEEWEQCVMHRDVKPSNIMVDSAFNAKLGDFGLARLVDHDRNLHTTDLAGTRVYIAPECFYTGKPSKESDVYSFGIVALEIACGRRPVELKEKDPGKEILVEWVWELYGRRTILEAADPRLNGDFDETQMECLMVVGLWCAHPDYNVRPSIRQAINALNLETPLPELPPKMPVPMYYTPWSDVSQSLHASSLATTTSITAKSAPTGSSSMSPSSCHLLKSPNTEAVISA, from the coding sequence ATGGTGGTTCATCGATCCAGCAGCATGTTGTCTGCTCTCTTTTGCTTGTGGATCGTTGTCCCTTCGGCAACCTGCCTCTCCTTCAATCTCTCTTTTCTTGATCCCGCGAGTCGCTCCGGAATCGAGCTGCAGGGCAATGCAACCTGGAACAGCACCGATGGCATTCAGCTCACCAACGACACCATCTTCAGCAAAGTGGGAAGAGCGGTGTACCGAGAGCCGCTGCTCCTGTGGGATGCCCGCACCAAGGCGATGTCCGATTTCACCACCCATTTTTCCTTCATCATCCGTAACTCTTCGAAAACTTCATCGTCCGGCGATGGCCTCGCGTTCTTCATGGCGCCGTATCCTTCTCCCCTCCTCCCCGATTCCTCCGGTGGCCCTCTCGGCATCTTCGAAAGAGGCTCCTTGAATTCTACTGTCCCGACGGTGGCGGTCGAGTTCGACACCTACCAAAACGACTGGGATGTGGACGACCACCACGTTGGGATCGATGTCAACTCGATCATCTCACAGAAGGTTGCGAGCTGGAACGGCAGTCTCAAGACTGGGATGCTGGCGAATGCATGGGTGAGCTACGACGCCATCACTCGTAATCTGAGCGTCTTCCTCACTTATGCCGACAACCCTGTTTTCGCTGGTGATTCCGTCCTCCACACCGTCATCGATCTGCGGGATCACCTACCGGCAAACGTTACAGTAGGCTTCTCGGCGGCCACTGGTCTGGTGACCGAGACGCATGCCGTTCTGTCGTGGTCTTTCAGCTCGAGTCTGCAACCAAGAAGCATTCCGCCGCCGAAGGCTCCGACAGCATCGGATGCAGCGAAAAGTAAGAGCAAGACGGGGCTCATAGTCGGTTTGGTGATCGGAGCAGGGGCTCTGATGGTCATGCCGGGCTTGCTGTTGTTCGTtctgtggaggaggaggaggaagtctCGCGGCAGGAATGCAGCAGATGGTGACGAGGACATGGATTTCGATCAAACCACGGATGATGATTTCATGGGAAACAGAGGGCCAAAGAGGTTCGCGTACAAAGAGCTGGCCCGTGCAACGAGGAACTTCTCCGACGAGGGTAAGCTAGGGGAGGGAGGATTCGGGTCGGTCTACAGAGGTCACTTGAAAGATCTGAAGCTTGATGTGGCAATTAAGAGGGTCTCTCGTGAGTCGCGACAGGGAAGGAAGGAGTATGTCTCCGAGGTCAAGATCATAAGCCGGCTGAGGCACCGGAACCTGGTGCAGCTGGTGGGCTGGTGCCATGACCGCGGAGAATTCTTGCTCGTCTACGAGTTCATGCCCAACGGAAGCCTCGATTCCTATCTGTACCGCCCCGCAACAGGTCTGGGGTGGCCGGCGCGGCACAAGATAGCGCTGGGCCTCGCCTCTGCTCTGCTCTATCTTCACGAGGAGTGGGAGCAGTGCGTGATGCACCGCGACGTCAAGCCCAGCAACATCATGGTGGACTCCGCGTTCAACGCCAAGCTGGGAGATTTCGGGCTCGCCCGGCTCGTCGACCACGATCGCAACTTGCATACGACGGACTTGGCCGGCACGAGAGTCTACATCGCCCCCGAATGCTTCTACACCGGCAAACCCAGCAAGGAGTCGGACGTTTACAGCTTCGGCATCGTCGCGTTGGAGATCGCATGCGGTCGAAGGCCAGTGGAACTCAAGGAGAAGGACCCGGGCAAGGAAATACTGGTGGAATGGGTGTGGGAGCTCTACGGACGAAGAACGATCCTGGAAGCAGCAGACCCGAGGCTCAACGGCGACTTCGACGAGACGCAGATGGAGTGCTTGATGGTGGTAGGGTTATGGTGTGCTCATCCGGATTACAACGTGCGGCCATCGATCCGACAGGCCATCAACGCGCTCAATCTCGAGACTCCACTGCCGGAGCTTCCCCCCAAGATGCCGGTGCCCATGTACTACACGCCGTGGAGTGATGTGAGCCAGTCTCTGCATGCGTCGTCTCTCGCCACGACAACTTCGATTACTGCGAAGTCCGCACCGACGGGCTCCTCCAGCATGTCTCCGAGTTCGTGTCACTTGCTGAAGTCGCCCAACACTGAGGCCGTGATTTCTGCATGA
- the LOC103993944 gene encoding transcription factor MYB46 isoform X2, which produces MGHHCCSKQKVKRGLWSPEEDEKLIQYVTAHGHGCWSTIPKEAGLQRCGKSCRLRWINYLKPDLKKGSFSEEEERIIIDVHRILGNRWAQIAKHLPGRTDNEVKNFWNSCLKKKLIAQGLDPMTHNLIPASRSSTGNNSDELSQLHCTSTTPFTITSPIKSFDKMKKSIDLNPHLLSLPHASTFPFPEILPPVSKFQFKDSHELMSFKDQNFTDGFASLDQTNISSTSFNQPSFMDDCMWDRTMEALEALKQSEVGHAVGKVQMQVQPTMSEMDFSEANEKGPVIMETSTFELEMLDNTLFPCGEFRNGSSMEQLQWDC; this is translated from the exons ATGGGTCAccactgctgcagcaagcagaagGTCAAGAGGGGCCTATGGTCTCCTGAAGAAGATGAGAAGCTGATCCAGTATGTCACCGCCCATGGCCATGGTTGCTGGAGCACTATCCCCAAAGAAgcag GGTTACAGAGATGTGGAAAGAGCTGTAGGCTACGGTGGATCAATTACTTGAAGCCTGACCTAAAAAAGGGTTCCTTctcagaagaagaagagagaattaTCATTGATGTGCACAGGATCTTAGGCAACAG GTGGGCTCAGATAGCAAAGCATCTCCCTGGAAGGACAGACAATGAGGTCAAGAACTTCTGGAACTCATGCTTAAAGAAGAAGCTGATAGCACAAGGCTTGGATCCGATGACCCATAACCTAATCCCTGCTTCTCGTTCCTCCACCGGCAACAATTCAGATGAGCTTTCTCAACTCCACTGCACCTCTACTACGCCCTTCACCATTACCTCCCCCATTAAAAGCTTTGATAAAATGAAGAAGTCCATCGACTTGAATCCACATTTGCTGTCACTCCCGCATGCTTCTACTTTTCCCTTTCCTGAGATACTACCACCTGTGTCCAAATTCCAGTTCAAAGACAGCCATGAATTAATGAGCTTCAAGGATCAGAATTTTACTGATGGTTTTGCTTCTTTAGACCAAACAAACATATCCTCCACTTCATTCAATCAACCTAGTTTTATGGATGATTGCATGTGGGACAGAACCATGGAGGCCTTGGAAGCCCTAAAGCAAAGTGAGGTAGGACACGCAGTAGGGAAAGTTCAGATGCAAGTGCAACCCACCATGTCCGAGATGGACTTCAGTGAGGCCAATGAGAAGGGGCCAGTGATCATGGAGACATCTACCTTCGAACTGGAGATGTTGGACAATACATTGTTCCCTTGTGGAGAATTTCGCAATGGAAGCTCAATGGAGCAGCTGCAATGGGATTGTTAG
- the LOC135680631 gene encoding uncharacterized protein LOC135680631 has protein sequence MPATATVIGALLGLSTQMYSNALRKLPYMRHPWEHVLGMGLGTIFVTQLVKYDEKLKEDLDKMLDKAKAANERRYFDDADD, from the exons ATGCCGGCCACAGCGACGGTGATTGGAGCCCTTCTGGGGTTAAGCACGCAGATGTACTCCAACGCCCTCCGCAAGCTTCCCTACATGCGCC ATCCATGGGAGCACGTGCTGGGGATGGGGCTGGGGACCATCTTCGTTACCCAGCTCGTAAAGTACGACGAGAAGCTCAAGGAGGACCTCGACAAGATGCTTGATAAGGCCAAGGCTGCCAACGAACGCAGATACTTCG ATGATGCGGATGATTAA
- the LOC103993944 gene encoding transcription factor MYB46 isoform X1, translating to MGHHCCSKQKVKRGLWSPEEDEKLIQYVTAHGHGCWSTIPKEAGLQRCGKSCRLRWINYLKPDLKKGSFSEEEERIIIDVHRILGNRSSILPLTPLRWAQIAKHLPGRTDNEVKNFWNSCLKKKLIAQGLDPMTHNLIPASRSSTGNNSDELSQLHCTSTTPFTITSPIKSFDKMKKSIDLNPHLLSLPHASTFPFPEILPPVSKFQFKDSHELMSFKDQNFTDGFASLDQTNISSTSFNQPSFMDDCMWDRTMEALEALKQSEVGHAVGKVQMQVQPTMSEMDFSEANEKGPVIMETSTFELEMLDNTLFPCGEFRNGSSMEQLQWDC from the exons ATGGGTCAccactgctgcagcaagcagaagGTCAAGAGGGGCCTATGGTCTCCTGAAGAAGATGAGAAGCTGATCCAGTATGTCACCGCCCATGGCCATGGTTGCTGGAGCACTATCCCCAAAGAAgcag GGTTACAGAGATGTGGAAAGAGCTGTAGGCTACGGTGGATCAATTACTTGAAGCCTGACCTAAAAAAGGGTTCCTTctcagaagaagaagagagaattaTCATTGATGTGCACAGGATCTTAGGCAACAG GAGCTCAATCTTACCTCTTACTCCACTCAGGTGGGCTCAGATAGCAAAGCATCTCCCTGGAAGGACAGACAATGAGGTCAAGAACTTCTGGAACTCATGCTTAAAGAAGAAGCTGATAGCACAAGGCTTGGATCCGATGACCCATAACCTAATCCCTGCTTCTCGTTCCTCCACCGGCAACAATTCAGATGAGCTTTCTCAACTCCACTGCACCTCTACTACGCCCTTCACCATTACCTCCCCCATTAAAAGCTTTGATAAAATGAAGAAGTCCATCGACTTGAATCCACATTTGCTGTCACTCCCGCATGCTTCTACTTTTCCCTTTCCTGAGATACTACCACCTGTGTCCAAATTCCAGTTCAAAGACAGCCATGAATTAATGAGCTTCAAGGATCAGAATTTTACTGATGGTTTTGCTTCTTTAGACCAAACAAACATATCCTCCACTTCATTCAATCAACCTAGTTTTATGGATGATTGCATGTGGGACAGAACCATGGAGGCCTTGGAAGCCCTAAAGCAAAGTGAGGTAGGACACGCAGTAGGGAAAGTTCAGATGCAAGTGCAACCCACCATGTCCGAGATGGACTTCAGTGAGGCCAATGAGAAGGGGCCAGTGATCATGGAGACATCTACCTTCGAACTGGAGATGTTGGACAATACATTGTTCCCTTGTGGAGAATTTCGCAATGGAAGCTCAATGGAGCAGCTGCAATGGGATTGTTAG